The following are from one region of the Lytechinus variegatus isolate NC3 chromosome 4, Lvar_3.0, whole genome shotgun sequence genome:
- the LOC121414358 gene encoding uncharacterized protein LOC121414358 — protein sequence MPVSLSVWRVRIGTYLRRYRHDPQKETEQSKENDNRQNQSSNVSSRGENSKNASASCQQHPSSDNVEMKTVKNEFPCNINSNTVDVCSQTMSTSAIPGYDTANGSPCNIISIRNITQQAQQGSLKCADDHTFSTCSTEPTGKESIPASDPTDIKAPEPCDLDELDMRYITINGVSSPSLCDLLQIREPDQHDGTSESYSQVASSQDEGKHGEKDITSIPLRSGIHGLSSRCTDLDTSSNAQHISCTGEIAEFHRTPISPVSRSCSSSGDADKVQRNLFCSSMTNVLLLRSGDVEQNPGPNTDPGNLTEFELHLLADGMDPSDFRKVGLALEFTEAQLSRFERDSIGNIMQATYKMLCEWLKTVPQVEAREILSNKLKNINLVQLADSVQKGKAGDHIPSMTEDEFQRVIIEVKKYSAIHHCQIQADPLNSDLLLKFNRIFTNLTLMEEDKGTKHKTPLLYKDLLKTKVNGVFPQRLLVEGEGGVGKTTLCAKIVWDWIHGASYQDFKLVLLVLLREVKDKTIGEIIKSYLPDDNKVTAMQLNMYVFSHQKDILLALDGFDEFAGDLDSYYQIALIILNRLFKSGKVLITSRRWRSDEIRKITELRKLYAFIAVEGFSDENLSSYVTKFFHPDTISAEDLNRFISNNDVIRENMAPYPIYTAMMCIMWKEFDGARRIAMSKLQTFSQLINEMVQFLVDHYLSKLGLSARDEEWHVQRAEILLNLSHIGGLAFQGLKERRLVFTEQEFKSWPGCVTIGCQVGVLTKQAPILQRRSRMCHAHSADSSVQFPHKLFQEYLSGMYLASLHNSNKSKYHRSMKDIIEKSSEFRELLYFTSAQQKEVGLDIITRLKASTSTRSIRYGDNDDDFIVDVAYESQDQTVSKTVANHLSTSSSNTLEIRGEMQGHTVSGHIFIMNYRKVEKLVIGKPCGRTASEDLAEFMCSSNTLSSVTIRMPDYPHDLEDAHMHDVFYSVLARNATDTKVRLTMIFFSI from the exons ATGCCTGTATCTCTAAGTGTCTGGCGTGTTAGGATCGGCACGTATCTTAGGAGGTATCGTCATGATCCACAGAAAGAAACTGaacaatcaaaagaaaatgacaatagaCAGAATCAATCTTCCAATGTTTCCTCAAGAGGTGAAAATAGCAAAAATGCCAGTGCGTCCTGTCAACAACATCCGTCTTCGGATAATGTAGAAATGAAAACCGTCAAAAATGAATTCCCATGTAACATCAACAGTAACACGGTTGATGTGTGTTCTCAGACTATGTCGACTTCAGCCATTCCTGGTTATGACACCGCCAATGGATCTCCATGTAATATAATAAGCATCCGTAATATCACTCAACAAGCTCAGCAAGGATCTTTGAAGTGTGCTGATGACCATACGTTTTCAACTTGTTCAACAGAGCCGACAGGGAAGGAATCCATTCCTGCCTCTGATCCTACTGACATCAAGGCTCCAGAGCCTTGTGACCTAGACGAGTTGGACATGAGATATATAACCATTAACGGCGTATCATCTCCTAGCCTATGCGATTTGCTTCAAATACGTGAACCAGACCAACATGATGGCACATCGGAGTCATACTCACAGGTAGCTAGTTCTCAGGACGAGGGCAAACATGGCGAGAAAGATATTACGTCAATACCTTTACGGTCGGGGATACATGGTCTATCGTCGCGTTGTACTGATCTGGATACATCTAGCAACGCTCAGCACATATCGTGTACGGGG GAGATCGCAGAGTTTCATAGAACACCAATCTCTCCCGTGAGTAGGTCATGTTCATCAAGTGGAGACGCAGATAAAGTACAAAGGAATCTTTTCTGTTCTAGTATGACTAACGTGCTCCTCCTGAGGTCCGGTGACGTGGAGCAAAATCCTGGTCCAAATACCGa CCCTGGCAATCTAACTGAGTTCGAACTCCATCTCCTTGCTGACGGTATGGATCCATCAGACTTCAGGAAGGTTGGACTAGCTCTAGAATTCACTGAGGCTCAACTAAGTCGGTTTGAGAGAGATAGCATTGGCAACATAATGCAAGCTACCTATAAGATGCTGTGTGAATGGCTGAAGACAGTCCCACAAGTTGAAGCGAGGGAGATACTGTCCAACAAGTTAAAAAACATCAATCTTGTACAGTTGGCCGACAGTGTACAGAAAG GTAAGGCCGGAGATCACATACCATCAATGACGGAAGATGAATTCCAACGGGTCATCATAGAGGTCAAGAAATATTCTGCCATTCACCACTGTCAAATTCAAGCCGATCCACTGAACAGCGACCTTCTACTTAAATTTAATCGGATTTTCACAAATCTGACTTTGATGGAAGAAGATAAGGGAACAAAGCATAAGACACCGTTACTCTACAAAGACCTACTCAAGACCAAGGTAAACGGGGTCTTTCCTCAACGGCTGCTGGTTGAAGGTGAAGGTGGTGTAGGGAAGACAACTCTCTGTGCAAAAATCGTTTGGGACTGGATTCATGGAGCAAGTTACCAAGATTTCAAACTTGTACTTCTCGTCCTCCTTCGTGAAGTTAAGGATAAGACAATTGGAGAGATCATAAAGTCCTACCTCCCAGATGACAATAAGGTTACAGCCATGCAGCTAAACATGTATGTCTTTTCCCATCAGAAAGACATCCTTCTCGCTCTGGACGGTTTTGATGAGTTTGCTGGCGATCTGGATAGCTATTACCAAATCGCCCTAATCATCCTGAATCGGCTTTTCAAGTCAGGGAAAGTACTAATTACATCAAGACGATGGAGATCAGATGAGATACGGAAAATTACAGAGCTTAGAAAGCTGTATGCTTTCATTGCCGTGGAAGGTTTCTCTGATGAGAATCTCTCTTCCTACGTCACCAAGTTCTTCCATCCTGACACAATTTCGGCTGAAGATTTGAATCGATTTATATCAAATAACGATGTGATCAGAGAGAACATGGCTCCATACCCCATATACACAGCTATGATGTGTATCATGTGGAAAGAATTCGATGGAGCTCGTCGCATAGCAATGTCGaaattacaaacattttctCAGCTCATTAACGAGATGGTCCAATTCTTGGTCGATCATTATCTCTCAAAGCTCGGTCTGTCCGCAAGAGACGAGGAATGGCATGTACAGCGTGCAGAAATACTTCTCAATCTATCCCACATCGGTGGTCTTGCGTTCCAGGGGCTCAAGGAAAGGCGATTGGTGTTCACTGAACAAGAGTTCAAGAGCTGGCCCGGGTGTGTCACAATAGGTTGTCAAGTTGGAGTACTCACTAAACAAGCACCGATCCTTCAGAGGAGAAGCAGAATGTGTCACGCACATTCTGCAGACTCATCTGTGCAGTTTCCCCATAAGCTGTTTCAGGAGTATCTATCAGGAATGTATCTTGCATCTCTTCACAACTCAAACAAAAGCAAATACCATAGGTCGATGAAGGATATAATCGAAAAATCAAGTGAATTCCGTGAGCTTCTGTACTTCACCTCGGCTCAACAGAAGGaggttggattggatatcataaCTCGTCTCAAAGCATCAACGTCAACACGATCAATTAGATATGGAGATAACGATGATGACTTCATCGTTGATGTAGCATATGAGAGTCAAGACCAAACAGTGTCCAAAACTGTGGCAAATCATTTATCGACTTCATCCAGCAACACACTTGAGATCAGGGGTGAGATGCAGGGACACACGGTTTCAGGAcatatcttcatcatgaatTATCGTAAAGTG GAGAAACTGGTCATTGGAAAGCCATGTGGACGGACTGCTTCAGAGGACCTGGCTGAATTCATGTGCTCCTCAAACACCCTGAGCTCTGTGACGATCCGTATGCCTGACTACCCACATGACCTAGAGGATGCACACATGCATGATGTGTTCTACTCTGTGCTTGCTCGGAACGCCACTGATACAAAGGTACGtttaacaatgatttttttttccatataa